The following are from one region of the Magallana gigas chromosome 4, xbMagGiga1.1, whole genome shotgun sequence genome:
- the LOC117686511 gene encoding uncharacterized protein: MDPQNSAQDVHRCDLCETAIVHSYCDFCHVNLCIPCLGKHISDGYDKHKIVPFQERRSTLIYPKCRTHSQKNCKFQCKDCDEILICSSCMASALHRGHTFLEVSEVYNTKKEILGKDANEFQNIISPTYEEIALDLENQLANLDGGYEKLTTTMSKQGEQWHREIDFIINKMKIEISEIKIKHRDILQKHLDEIKQIQSLIKEALQALKEMEYSTEVFPIIKYSSKVREFSKLPPKVEVSLPTFISKPIDREKLYSLVGQITPLSTATEENALSLNLSNTSVKILLDEPELVATIQTGYEKNRNVTCLNDDSIWTSGETNDIKCFNTKGSLLQTVKINAEKRPNDIAVDNNGDLLLSNRTAGKVNKIKNGHTEEVFKLQGWGPCKLCVTSTGDLLVIICSDDETQSKVVRYSGSTEKQTIQFDDEGKPLYSGNAKIKYITENRNHDICVTDCVAGAVVVVNQDGKLRWRYTGHPSVTKNISFRPYGITTDSQSRILTADGNNNCIHILDQNGQFLRYIDNCDLKIPYGLCMDNNDNLFVCELYKSNVKKIKYST, from the coding sequence ATGGATCCCCAAAACAGTGCCCAGGATGTGCAtcgatgtgacctttgtgagaccgccatagtacacagctactgtgacttttgtcatgtcaacctctgcATACCATGTTTAGGCAAACACATCTCCgatggatatgacaaacataagATAGTCCCTTTTCAGGAACGAAGATCAACCCTCATTTATCCGAAATGTAGAACGCATTcacaaaaaaattgcaaatttcaGTGCAAAGATTGCGATGAAATATTGATTTGTTCTTCTTGTATGGCATCTGCACTACATAGAGGGCATACATTCCTAGAAGTTTCagaagtttacaatacaaagaAAGAAATTTTGGGAAAAGATGCAAAcgaatttcaaaacattatttctcctacatatgaagaaattgcacttgatttggaaaatcagcttgccaacctggatggaggatatgagaaacttacaacaacaatgtccaaacaaggagagcaatggcacagagaaatcgacTTCAtcatcaataaaatgaaaattgaaatcagcgagataaaaataaaacacagagACATTCTACAGAAACACTTGGATGAAATTAAACAGATACAGTCTCTCATAAAAGAAGCATTACAGGCCTTAAAGGAAATGGAATATTCCACGGAAGTATTTCCAATCATTAAATACAGCTCTAAGGTCAGAGAGTTTAGCAAGCTTCCACCCAAGGTCGAGGTATCGCTGccaacatttatttcaaaaccaaTAGATCGAGAGAAGCTGTATAGTTTGGTTGGACAGATCACCCCATTATCTACTGCTACAGAAGAAAATGCTTTGTCACTAAACCTATCCAACACTTCAGTCAAAATACTACTGGATGAACCGGAGCTTGTTGCCACAATACAGACTGGGTATGAAAAAAACCGCAATGTGACGTGTCTTAATGATGATAGTATATGGACGAGTGGAGAGACCAATGATATCAAATGCTTCAATACTAAAGGTTCACTTCTCCAGACAGTCAAAATAAATGCAGAAAAAAGGCCAAATGATATAGCTGTAGACAATAATGGGGATCTACTATTATCCAATCGGACAGCAGggaaagtaaataaaataaagaatggACATACAGAAGAGGTTTTCAAATTACAAGGATGGGGACCGTGTAAGCTGTGTGTCACATCcactggtgacctcctggttatCATATGCAGTGATGATGAAACTCAGTCAAAAGTTGTCCGTTACTCAggatctacagagaaacaaacaattcaatttgatgatgaaGGTAAACCTCTGTATTCAGGGAATGCCAAGATTAAATACATCActgagaacagaaaccatgatATATGTGTAACTGACTGTGTGGCTGGAGCAGTTGTGGTGGTTAATCAGgacgggaaactcagatggagatacaccGGTCATCCCTCAGTTACCAAGAACATATCATTTAGACCCTAtggtatcacaacagacagtcagagtcgtaTTCTGACCGCAGACGGTAACAACAattgtatccacattctggatcagaatggacagtttctccgttacattgataactgtgatctgaAGATTCCTTACGGCTTATGTatggacaataatgacaatctgtttgtgtgCGAGTTATATAAaagcaatgtaaagaaaattaaatattcaacaTAG
- the LOC117686513 gene encoding tripartite motif-containing protein 3-like, producing the protein MDPQNSAQDVHRCDLCETAIVHSYCDFCHVNLCMLCVIDHISDGYDGYDKHEIVPFQERLPTLIYPKCRTHSQKNCEFQCKDCDEILICSSCTASAQHRGHTFLEVSEVYNTKKEILGKDTKEFQNIISPTYEEIALDLENQLANLDGGYEKLTTTMSKQGEQWHREIDITINKMKTEISEIKIKHRDILQKHLDGIKQIQSLIKEALHTLKEMEYSTEVFPIIEYSSKVREFSKLPPKVQVSLPTFISKPIDREKLCSLVGQITPLSTATEENTWSPNQPNTSVRELLDEPELVATIQTGYEKQRNVTCLHDGSIWTSGMTNGIKCFNTKGSLLQTVKINAEKGPNDIAVDTNGDLLLLLLSNRTAGKVNKIKNGHTEEVFKLQGWGPCNLCVTSTGDLLLTMCSDDWTQSKVVRYSGSTEKQTIQFDDEGKPLYSGNQYSKYITENRNHDICVADWAAGAVVVVNQDGKLKWRYTGRLTDTKNIPIKPWGITTDSQSRILTADWNNLCIHILDQNGQFLRYIDNCGLEDPYGLCVDNNDNLFVCEYNKWNVKKIKYCT; encoded by the coding sequence ATGGATCCCCAAAACAGTGCCCAGGATGTGCAtcgatgtgacctttgtgagaccgccatagtacacagctactgtgacttttgtcatgtcaacctctgcATGCTCTGTGTAATAGATCACATCTCCGATGGATATgatggatatgacaaacatGAAATAGTTCCTTTTCAGGAACGACTACCAACCCTCATTTATCCGAAATGTAGAACGCATTCACAAAAAAATTGCGAATTTCAGTGCAAAGATTGCGATGAAATATTGATTTGTTCTTCTTGTACGGCATCTGCACAACATAGAGGGCATACATTCCTAGAAGTGTCagaagtttacaatacaaagaAAGAAATTTTGGGAAAAGATACAAAAGAATTCCAAAACATCATTTCTCCTACATATGAAGAAATTGCACTTGATTTGGAAAATCAGCTTGCCAACctggatggaggatatgagaaacttacaacaacaatgtccaaacaaggagagcaatggcacagagaaatcgacatcaccatcaataaaatgaaaactgaaatcagcgagataaaaataaaacacagagACATTCTACAGAAACACTTGGATGGAATTAAACAGATACAGTCTCTCATAAAAGAAGCATTACATACCTTAAAGGAAATGGAATATTCCACGGAAGTATTTCCAATCATTGAATACAGTTCTAAGGTCAGAGAGTTTAGCAAGCTTCCACCCAAGGTCCAGGTATCGCTGccaacatttatttcaaaaccaaTAGATCGCGAGAAGCTGTGTAGTTTGGTTGGACAGATCACCCCATTATCTACTGCTACAGAAGAAAATACCTGGTCACCTAACCAACCAAACACTTCAGTTAGAGAACTACTGGATGAACCAGAGCTTGTTGCCACAATACAGACTGGATATGAAAAACAACGCAATGTTACCTGTCTTCATGATGGTAGTATATGGACGAGTGGAATGACCAATGGTATCAAATGCTTCAATACTAAAGGTTCACTTCTCCAGACAGTCAAAATAAATGCAGAAAAAGGGCCAAATGATATAGCTGTAGACACTAATGGTGATCTATTATTATTGCTATTATCCAATCGGACAGCAGggaaagtaaataaaataaagaatggACATACAGAAGAGGTTTTCAAATTACAAGGATGGGGACCGTGTAATCTGTGTGTCACCTCTACAGGTGATCTCCTGCTTACCATGTGCAGTGATGATTGGactcaatccaaagttgtccgttactcgggatctacagagaaacaaaccattcaatttgatgatgaaGGAAAACCTCTGTACTCAGGGAATCAATATAGTAAATACATCActgagaacagaaaccatgacatctgtgtagctgactgggcggctggtgcagtagtggtggttaatcaggaCGGGAAACTCAAATGGAGATACACTGGTCGTCTCACAGATACCAAGAACATACCAATTAAACCCTGgggtatcacaacagacagtcagagtcgCATCCTAACAGCAGACTGGAACAACCTttgtatccacattctggatcagaatggacagtttctccgttacattgataactgtggtCTGGAGGATCCTTATGGTTTATGTGTGGATaataatgacaatctgtttgtgtgCGAGTATAACAAATGGAAcgtaaagaaaattaaatattgtacatAG